The Haloarcula sp. H-GB4 genome segment ACGATGAGCCGGTCGGGACGTGTATGCTCCACGAAGACCACCACCCGTGGGGATTTGGTGTGCTCGGGTACTCGATATGCCCGGATCACTGGGGCAACGGCTACGCGACCGATGCTGTGGCTTGTCTCGCACGGTATGCGTTTCAGGAACTGCGACTGAACAAACTCGGCGCGGACTGCTACGCCACCAACCCGGCCTCCGCACGTGTGCTGGAAAAAGTCGGATTCCAGCAGGAGGGGCGACGCCGGGACCACGCCTTCG includes the following:
- a CDS encoding GNAT family N-acetyltransferase produces the protein MPGPVFIHGERVTLHPQQATDSDLLQQLLNEPQVRHNIGFNEPLSEPAAEDLDNRDADTHFVVCVDDEPVGTCMLHEDHHPWGFGVLGYSICPDHWGNGYATDAVACLARYAFQELRLNKLGADCYATNPASARVLEKVGFQQEGRRRDHAFVDGEYVDLLEYGLLADEWNP